TATATATACCGTTAACATAAATCTTGCAGGTGTTCCTGCAATATCTATGCCATGTGGTTTTAGTAAATCAGGATTGCCTATAGGAATACAAATAATAGGAGGGCATTTTGAGGAAAAGAAGATATTGAATATTGCATATACATTGGAGCAGGCATTAAGTATAGATAATCTAATTAGAGAAATTTAGAAGGGAGGATTAAAATGAGTTTTGAAACTATAATAGGGTTAGAAATACACGTGGAACTTAACACAAAATCAAAGATATTTTGCAATTGTTCAACAGAGT
Above is a window of Spirochaetota bacterium DNA encoding:
- a CDS encoding amidase family protein is translated as IYTVNINLAGVPAISMPCGFSKSGLPIGIQIIGGHFEEKKILNIAYTLEQALSIDNLIREI